DNA from Dehalococcoidales bacterium:
TTCTAATCGGCTTCGGTACAGTTGAGGCATATCCCCATGAACCATTAATCTCGACACCCTTTTTGATGCCGGAAGCGAAGCCTCCGTAATCCCCGTTAGGGTTAACTTTGACCATCGTTTTGGGGTAATCGTTCAAGGGGTATAAGATATAGTCGTCAGTCGTCAGTGTGGCCTCAAAGGTGCCGTCCCCGTCCTCGTCTAATTTAAGAGTGGTAACAGAGACTAGATCATCAATGAATAAAGGGGAAGCGGAGCCGTCAAAGTACCTTGTCTCGGAAGTGGTGTCGAACTCTCTTTTGCAATAGTTGTCTATGTGTATCTTGGCTTCCTCGATTAACGGCTGTATAACATGGTCTTTGGTGTCCTCGGTTATATCTAAGTCCCTTTTAACCTCATATATATTGCAGTAGTCCATTAGCCACTCTCCCTTACGGTAATCCAGCCGCTATTGATTGATTCAACTACTCCACTTGATGTTGATTCGGTATCATACAGGTACGACCCGACAGTATCGAAATCGCCATCTTGGACTGAGTAATGATAGGTTCCCGAAGCGGCAACATCTACCGTACATTCACCCTCAACAAGTAAGGTGCCGGGGATGTTAGGATTCCACACTTTTAAGGTGATGGTTTTGCCTGTTATGTTCCTCGCCGATCCGTCATTGTCATAGGCCGTCCAAGACAGGTTATAGCCGTAAT
Protein-coding regions in this window:
- a CDS encoding phage head-tail connector protein, with the protein product MDYCNIYEVKRDLDITEDTKDHVIQPLIEEAKIHIDNYCKREFDTTSETRYFDGSASPLFIDDLVSVTTLKLDEDGDGTFEATLTTDDYILYPLNDYPKTMVKVNPNGDYGGFASGIKKGVEINGSWGYASTVPKPIRRAAIMQVCRWFKRRESGYATVVGMPDIGTFEVHHGLDPDIKELLKVYVRRKV